A section of the Streptomyces sp. V3I8 genome encodes:
- a CDS encoding DMT family transporter yields the protein MNRGTKSWIVYASLLVLFWGVWGAFSSEPNSRYGYPNEMIYIIWACTMLIPAYFAMRGNTFDRRPVAAGYGLIAGLTGAGGQLLLFQALANGPAYLIFPLVSLSPVITVLMAMALLRERINRLALIGVVAALAAIVLFSIPSSKDDSNSHGPWLLMAILICVAWGVQAFCMRKAALVGVNDATTFGWMTISGLLLVPVAFVMMGDFPSDAPWQAPALTAVTQVLNAVGALFLVMAFSRGKATVVAPVTNALAPVLTIVLSLAVYQRLPNVWGTLGIVLALAGSTLMVYSDEKSGESSVAPGAADDGADVSPAAQKS from the coding sequence ATGAACAGAGGTACGAAGAGCTGGATCGTGTACGCGTCGCTGCTGGTCCTGTTCTGGGGTGTGTGGGGCGCCTTCTCGAGCGAACCGAACAGCAGGTACGGCTATCCCAACGAGATGATCTACATCATCTGGGCCTGCACGATGCTCATCCCCGCGTACTTCGCGATGCGCGGCAACACGTTCGACCGCCGGCCGGTCGCCGCGGGGTACGGACTGATCGCGGGACTGACCGGCGCCGGCGGACAGCTGCTGCTTTTCCAGGCGCTCGCCAACGGTCCGGCGTACCTGATCTTCCCCCTGGTCTCGCTCTCCCCGGTGATCACCGTCCTCATGGCGATGGCGCTGCTGCGTGAGCGGATCAACCGGCTCGCCCTCATAGGTGTCGTCGCGGCGCTGGCCGCGATCGTGCTTTTCAGCATTCCCAGCAGCAAGGACGACTCGAACTCGCACGGCCCGTGGCTGCTGATGGCCATCCTGATCTGCGTCGCCTGGGGCGTGCAGGCGTTCTGCATGCGCAAGGCCGCGCTTGTCGGGGTCAACGACGCGACGACCTTCGGCTGGATGACCATCAGCGGACTGCTGCTGGTGCCGGTGGCGTTCGTGATGATGGGTGATTTCCCCTCCGATGCCCCGTGGCAGGCGCCCGCGCTCACCGCGGTGACGCAGGTCCTCAACGCGGTCGGCGCGCTGTTCCTGGTCATGGCGTTCAGCCGGGGCAAGGCCACGGTGGTCGCTCCCGTCACCAACGCACTGGCGCCGGTGTTGACCATCGTGCTGTCCCTGGCGGTCTACCAGAGGCTCCCCAACGTGTGGGGCACCCTCGGCATCGTGCTGGCCCTCGCCGGCTCGACCCTCATGGTCTACAGCGACGAGAAGAGCGGCGAGAGTTCCGTGGCCCCGGGGGCGGCGGACGACGGCGCGGACGTGAGTCCGGCTGCGCAGAAGTCCTGA
- a CDS encoding class II fructose-bisphosphate aldolase yields MPLVPTRELVSKAAAAGRAVAAFNVITLEHAEAITAGAAAAGAPGVILQISENAVRFHGGRVEPIARAAAEVGKACDVDVALHMDHVTDMRLLRTAADAGFSSAMFDAGAQPYAENLAATRAAVRWAHGAGLWLEAELGYVGGKPDAPASAHAAGVRTDPQEAARYVADTGVDALAVAVGSSHAMTERSATLDHALIERLREAVPVPLVLHGSSGVGDDDLRQAVQAGIVKINIGTALNVAFTGAVREALAERPDLTDPRPYVARGRETMAETVRVLLGVVSG; encoded by the coding sequence ATGCCCCTGGTTCCCACGCGCGAACTCGTCTCGAAGGCCGCCGCCGCAGGCCGGGCCGTCGCCGCGTTCAACGTGATCACGTTGGAGCACGCCGAGGCGATCACCGCCGGCGCAGCCGCGGCGGGCGCCCCGGGGGTGATCCTGCAGATCAGCGAGAACGCCGTACGGTTCCACGGCGGCCGGGTCGAGCCGATCGCGCGGGCAGCGGCCGAGGTCGGCAAGGCCTGTGACGTCGACGTGGCACTGCACATGGACCATGTGACGGACATGCGGCTGCTGCGCACGGCGGCCGACGCGGGGTTCTCCTCCGCGATGTTCGACGCCGGGGCGCAGCCGTACGCCGAGAACCTCGCCGCCACCCGCGCCGCGGTCCGGTGGGCCCACGGTGCGGGCCTGTGGCTGGAGGCCGAACTCGGCTATGTGGGCGGCAAGCCCGACGCCCCCGCGAGCGCCCACGCAGCCGGGGTGCGCACCGACCCGCAGGAGGCGGCGCGCTATGTCGCGGACACCGGCGTGGACGCCCTGGCCGTCGCCGTCGGCAGTAGCCACGCGATGACCGAACGCTCCGCGACTCTGGACCACGCGCTCATCGAACGCCTGCGGGAGGCCGTGCCCGTACCTCTGGTGCTGCACGGTTCGTCGGGCGTCGGCGACGACGATCTGCGACAAGCCGTTCAGGCGGGCATCGTGAAGATCAACATCGGTACCGCTCTCAACGTCGCGTTCACCGGCGCGGTCCGCGAGGCGCTGGCGGAGCGCCCCGACCTGACCGACCCCCGCCCCTACGTCGCCAGGGGCCGGGAGACGATGGCGGAGACGGTCCGGGTCCTGCTCGGTGTGGTGAGCGGCTGA